From one Desulfuromonas sp. genomic stretch:
- a CDS encoding FAD-dependent oxidoreductase: protein MSQVVFSSWGKEIVDNRRGGDGEVEVAKKKLPTTYDGERSWSAFMGWDGVIVNDPNVDIVAMAAEYAKRVQEDYCCAKCTPGKRGTRVLQDTMARIISGQGEERDLDTVESVAALLQNCKCTLCLTSARPVLDTVKHYRDDYLAYIRGERQPKQADYKVQLTAPCQSKCPAHIDIPAYVEEIKDNRPGEALATIRENMPLPSVCGRVCPHPCESACRRKNVDDSVNIMVLKRTASDFEWQHNQIPPMQPKPRKDKTVAIVGAGPAGLAAAYYLALEGFPCTIYEALPEGYGGGMIAVGIPAYRMPRHILQRDIDIIAALGVEIIYNTRVGKDISLPELKEKYDAVLLAPGAHRSKPMGVEGEDKGYKGFLPGGIDFLREAYMGQPTGMGKKVVVVGGGNTAIDCVRVALREGAEESVLLYRRTRKEMPADSWEVDGADEEGVKFEFLVLPKKIVVDENEQVTGVECVRMELGEPDDSGRRRPQPVEGSEFVVECDTVIPAIGQDPDLSFIPEKMGIDITRWNTVVTKFLPLKNAAGRNLNDDMGNPLSRTLITDLEGVFASGDAEIGPLTVVACVGNGHRAAKVIQRWLEEGKAYLDDDDIMEDLLSHLEVYDKNEQVPWLDSAARENQAEIHGAERASEGNYSEVELGFKDSQAVREAERCLRCYRVAMMAV from the coding sequence TTGTCTCAGGTTGTGTTTTCCAGTTGGGGAAAAGAAATTGTCGACAATCGCCGAGGTGGCGACGGCGAGGTGGAGGTTGCCAAAAAGAAACTCCCCACGACCTATGACGGCGAACGTTCCTGGTCTGCCTTTATGGGTTGGGACGGGGTGATCGTCAACGACCCGAACGTCGACATCGTTGCCATGGCCGCCGAGTACGCCAAAAGGGTCCAGGAAGATTACTGCTGCGCCAAATGCACTCCGGGCAAGCGCGGAACCCGCGTTCTTCAGGACACCATGGCCCGCATTATCTCCGGCCAGGGCGAGGAGCGCGACCTGGATACCGTCGAAAGCGTCGCCGCTCTTTTGCAGAACTGCAAATGCACCCTCTGCCTGACCTCCGCCCGCCCGGTGCTCGACACCGTCAAGCACTACCGGGACGACTATCTGGCCTACATCCGCGGCGAGCGCCAGCCCAAGCAGGCCGACTACAAGGTGCAGCTCACCGCTCCCTGCCAGAGCAAATGCCCGGCTCATATCGACATTCCCGCCTACGTCGAGGAGATCAAGGACAACCGGCCCGGCGAGGCCCTGGCCACCATCCGCGAGAACATGCCTCTGCCTTCGGTCTGCGGACGGGTCTGCCCCCATCCCTGCGAGAGCGCCTGCCGCCGCAAGAACGTTGACGACTCGGTCAACATCATGGTTCTGAAGCGGACCGCGTCGGACTTCGAGTGGCAGCACAACCAGATTCCCCCGATGCAGCCCAAGCCCCGCAAGGACAAGACGGTTGCGATCGTCGGCGCCGGTCCGGCCGGCCTCGCCGCAGCCTATTATCTCGCCCTGGAGGGATTTCCCTGCACCATCTACGAGGCACTGCCCGAAGGGTACGGCGGCGGCATGATCGCCGTCGGCATTCCCGCCTACCGGATGCCGCGTCATATCCTGCAGCGCGACATCGACATCATCGCCGCCCTCGGGGTCGAAATCATCTACAACACCCGGGTTGGCAAGGACATCAGCCTGCCCGAGCTCAAGGAGAAGTATGACGCCGTCCTGCTCGCCCCGGGCGCTCATCGCTCCAAGCCGATGGGAGTCGAAGGCGAGGACAAGGGCTACAAGGGATTCCTTCCCGGCGGCATCGACTTCCTCCGCGAGGCCTACATGGGCCAGCCGACGGGCATGGGCAAGAAGGTCGTCGTGGTCGGCGGCGGCAACACCGCCATCGACTGCGTCCGGGTGGCTCTGCGCGAGGGGGCCGAGGAGTCGGTCCTGCTCTATCGCCGGACCCGCAAGGAGATGCCGGCCGATTCCTGGGAAGTCGACGGCGCCGACGAGGAGGGTGTCAAGTTTGAATTCCTTGTCCTTCCGAAGAAGATCGTCGTCGACGAGAACGAGCAGGTCACCGGCGTCGAGTGCGTGCGCATGGAACTCGGCGAGCCCGACGATTCGGGCCGTCGCCGTCCCCAGCCCGTCGAGGGGAGCGAGTTCGTCGTCGAGTGCGACACGGTCATCCCGGCCATCGGTCAGGACCCCGACCTCTCCTTCATCCCCGAGAAGATGGGGATCGACATTACCCGCTGGAACACCGTCGTCACAAAGTTCCTGCCGCTCAAGAACGCAGCCGGCCGGAATTTGAACGACGACATGGGCAACCCTCTCTCCCGGACCCTGATCACCGATTTGGAGGGGGTCTTCGCCTCCGGCGACGCCGAGATCGGCCCGCTGACCGTCGTCGCCTGCGTCGGCAACGGTCATCGTGCCGCCAAGGTGATCCAGCGTTGGCTCGAGGAGGGCAAAGCCTATCTGGACGACGATGACATCATGGAAGACCTTCTCTCTCATCTGGAGGTCTACGACAAGAACGAGCAGGTTCCCTGGCTCGATTCCGCCGCCCGGGAGAATCAGGCCGAGATCCACGGTGCGGAGCGGGCCAGCGAGGGGAACTACTCCGAGGTGGAGCTCGGCTTCAAGGACAGCCAGGCGGTCCGAGAGGCGGAGCGCTGCCTGCGCTGCTACCGCGTGGCCATGATGGCCGTGTAA
- the grxC gene encoding glutaredoxin 3: MKKIEVYTKSYCPYCARALELLQIKGVDYSLYDVSADPAKELEMQERSGQETVPEIFVEGTLLGGCAELFWMDEKGELDRLLGLRAGCCE, encoded by the coding sequence ATGAAAAAAATCGAAGTCTACACCAAGAGCTACTGCCCTTATTGCGCCCGGGCTCTGGAGCTGCTCCAGATCAAGGGAGTCGATTACTCTCTCTACGACGTATCGGCAGACCCGGCCAAAGAACTGGAGATGCAAGAGCGCTCCGGACAGGAGACGGTGCCCGAGATCTTCGTGGAGGGCACCCTTCTGGGGGGCTGCGCCGAACTGTTCTGGATGGACGAAAAGGGCGAGCTGGACCGGCTCCTCGGCCTCAGGGCCGGCTGCTGCGAATAA
- a CDS encoding bifunctional homocysteine S-methyltransferase/methylenetetrahydrofolate reductase, whose amino-acid sequence MNPSTRRSKLFLERLAAEVLVGDGAMGTLLYSRGVPLEANFEHLNLVGPEQVRRVHEDYLRAGAQVLETNTFGASSLRLSTIGLEKKVRSINLAGARLARSVAGSDIFVAGSVGPLIRPRGQDRELAPAEKAEVLREQMEALAEGGVDLFVLETFPGLEDLELALALAVELGLPAVAQMAFMEGGVTRDGVSAEKAARRLQAAGASALGANCGSGPRELKGVLARMAAVCDLPLSAYPNSGFPQYHDGRYIYLATPEYFAAAGKEMAEVGAALVGGCCGTTPEHIRALSLALRGVRPGGRVGAGPAEPAEPRPGVPSPEPERTFLSDWGRRPVITVELDPPRGIDCAKVLAGARALAEAGVDAISLAENPLARIRLGNMALARLVQDETGVEAIVHVTCRDRNLLGLHSELMGAHLMGIRNVLAVTGDPVAVGGESGATSVFDLNSIGLLELLSSLNGGRTLFGTELRGRTGFLTGAAFNPNLPSMEGQLRRLEKKVAAGARFVQTQPVYSVQVLETLLEKTAPLGVPVLVGILPLVSERNAEFLHNEVPGITLPEEVRRRMRGKQGEEGVQEGIAIARELIEAGGARVGGYYLMPPFGRVELALALIEVIRSSRP is encoded by the coding sequence ATGAACCCATCGACCCGACGCAGCAAGCTCTTTCTGGAACGCCTGGCCGCAGAGGTGTTGGTCGGCGACGGCGCCATGGGAACCCTCCTTTACAGCCGGGGCGTCCCCCTGGAGGCCAACTTCGAGCATCTCAACCTGGTCGGTCCCGAGCAGGTGCGGCGGGTGCACGAGGACTACCTTCGCGCGGGGGCCCAGGTGCTGGAGACCAACACTTTCGGCGCCTCGTCCCTGCGCCTTTCGACCATCGGCCTGGAGAAAAAGGTTCGTTCCATCAATCTTGCCGGCGCCCGCCTCGCCCGGTCGGTGGCCGGAAGCGACATCTTTGTCGCCGGTTCGGTGGGGCCCCTCATCCGGCCCCGGGGTCAGGATCGTGAACTGGCCCCCGCCGAGAAGGCGGAGGTGCTACGGGAGCAGATGGAGGCCCTCGCCGAAGGGGGGGTGGATCTGTTCGTGCTGGAAACCTTTCCCGGCCTGGAGGATCTGGAACTGGCCCTGGCCCTGGCCGTGGAGCTCGGCCTGCCCGCCGTGGCCCAGATGGCCTTTATGGAAGGGGGAGTCACCCGGGACGGTGTGTCCGCCGAGAAGGCGGCCCGCCGCCTTCAGGCCGCGGGGGCCTCGGCTCTCGGGGCCAACTGCGGCTCAGGGCCCCGGGAGTTGAAGGGGGTGCTCGCGCGCATGGCCGCGGTCTGCGACCTTCCGCTCTCGGCGTATCCCAATTCAGGCTTTCCCCAGTATCATGACGGGCGCTACATCTACCTGGCGACGCCGGAGTATTTCGCCGCGGCGGGAAAAGAGATGGCGGAGGTCGGGGCCGCCTTGGTGGGGGGGTGCTGCGGGACCACCCCCGAGCACATCCGGGCCCTTTCCCTGGCCCTGCGGGGAGTCAGGCCCGGGGGGCGGGTCGGCGCGGGACCGGCGGAGCCCGCCGAGCCTCGCCCCGGAGTCCCCTCCCCGGAGCCGGAGCGGACCTTTCTGAGCGACTGGGGCCGGCGCCCCGTGATCACCGTCGAGCTCGACCCTCCGCGGGGGATCGACTGCGCCAAGGTTCTCGCCGGGGCTCGCGCCCTGGCCGAGGCGGGGGTGGACGCCATCAGTCTGGCGGAGAACCCCCTGGCCCGCATCCGCCTGGGGAACATGGCCCTGGCCCGCCTTGTTCAGGACGAAACGGGGGTGGAGGCCATCGTCCATGTGACCTGCCGGGATCGCAACCTGCTCGGTCTCCATTCGGAGTTGATGGGGGCACACCTGATGGGGATTCGCAACGTGCTGGCGGTGACCGGCGATCCGGTCGCGGTGGGGGGCGAGTCCGGAGCCACCAGCGTCTTCGACCTCAATTCGATCGGCCTGTTGGAGCTCCTCTCCTCGCTGAACGGGGGACGCACCCTGTTCGGAACCGAACTCCGGGGACGGACCGGCTTCCTGACGGGGGCCGCCTTCAACCCCAACCTGCCGAGCATGGAGGGGCAGCTGCGGCGTCTGGAGAAGAAGGTGGCGGCCGGGGCCCGCTTCGTCCAAACCCAGCCGGTCTACTCGGTACAGGTTCTCGAGACCCTGCTGGAGAAGACCGCACCCCTCGGGGTGCCGGTCCTGGTCGGGATCCTGCCCCTGGTGAGCGAGCGCAATGCGGAGTTCCTCCACAACGAGGTGCCCGGTATCACGCTGCCCGAGGAGGTGCGCAGGCGCATGCGGGGGAAGCAGGGGGAAGAGGGGGTGCAGGAGGGGATTGCCATTGCCCGGGAGCTGATCGAGGCGGGCGGGGCAAGGGTCGGGGGGTACTATCTCATGCCCCCCTTCGGTCGGGTAGAGTTGGCCCTGGCGTTGATCGAGGTTATTCGCAGCAGCCGGCCCTGA
- a CDS encoding DUF3365 domain-containing protein, which produces MNPLRNLGLLSKVILIVTVILLSLFALATYLSYRQQKAFIIGEAKEKARIIASEAIQTREYISDELDSGGVRLSAERYGLIPVVASNRIGQRVAKDVGYRIRQVSNRYRNPMNAPDAFEAAELKTFKDQPGQPERFAITELDGERVFRYLQPFRAEESCLECHGDPAQAPAFLKELFPEQADQAYNYRVGEVIGAASVTIPMDQLSRQVVANVRNVGLYTGGIFLALVTCLGLLTRLAVTGPLGRLGGAIGEIVRTGRFERKISSRSGDEIGILIDGFNEMIDHLREKTEHLEESEKRFRTLTETARDVIVSFLSNGQIILFNRQAERMFGYSKREILGVPVTRLVDEECGSLRDGGVENYLRENAGSLLRKVHRLPARRRDGTTFSLEVSLSVAESDGHLFYTAILREQS; this is translated from the coding sequence ATGAATCCACTGCGCAACCTGGGCCTGCTGTCCAAGGTCATTCTCATCGTCACCGTCATCCTTCTCTCCCTGTTCGCCCTGGCGACCTATCTCAGCTACCGGCAGCAGAAGGCCTTCATCATCGGGGAGGCCAAGGAGAAGGCCCGCATCATCGCCTCCGAGGCCATCCAGACACGGGAGTACATCTCCGACGAGCTGGACTCCGGGGGGGTCCGGCTCTCCGCCGAGCGCTACGGCCTGATCCCGGTGGTCGCCTCCAACCGCATCGGCCAGCGGGTGGCCAAGGACGTGGGCTACCGCATCCGCCAGGTCTCCAACCGCTACCGCAACCCCATGAATGCCCCGGATGCCTTCGAGGCGGCCGAACTTAAGACGTTTAAGGATCAACCGGGCCAGCCGGAACGCTTTGCCATTACCGAGCTGGACGGCGAGCGGGTCTTCCGCTACCTGCAGCCCTTTCGGGCCGAAGAGAGCTGCCTGGAGTGTCACGGCGACCCCGCCCAGGCCCCCGCCTTCCTCAAGGAGTTGTTTCCCGAGCAGGCCGACCAGGCCTACAACTACCGGGTGGGGGAGGTTATCGGCGCCGCTTCGGTGACCATCCCCATGGACCAGCTCTCCCGCCAGGTCGTCGCCAACGTTCGCAACGTCGGCCTCTATACGGGGGGGATCTTCCTGGCCCTGGTCACCTGCCTGGGGCTGCTGACCCGGCTGGCGGTCACCGGTCCCCTGGGGCGGCTCGGAGGGGCCATCGGGGAGATCGTGCGCACCGGGCGGTTCGAGAGGAAGATTTCCAGCCGCAGCGGGGACGAGATCGGGATTCTCATCGACGGCTTCAACGAGATGATCGACCACCTGCGGGAGAAGACCGAGCACCTGGAGGAGTCGGAGAAGAGGTTCCGGACCCTCACCGAGACCGCCCGCGACGTGATCGTTTCCTTCCTGAGCAACGGGCAGATCATCCTTTTCAACCGCCAGGCCGAGCGGATGTTCGGCTACAGCAAGCGGGAGATCCTGGGGGTGCCGGTTACCCGTCTCGTCGACGAGGAGTGCGGCTCGCTCCGCGACGGGGGGGTCGAGAACTACCTTCGGGAGAACGCCGGCAGCCTCCTGCGCAAGGTCCACCGCCTGCCCGCCCGCCGCCGCGACGGCACCACCTTCTCCCTGGAGGTTTCCCTTTCGGTGGCGGAGTCGGACGGCCACCTCTTCTACACCGCCATCCTGCGCGAGCAGAGCTGA
- a CDS encoding CoA pyrophosphatase, which translates to MIDPVEVRAALARHPSRILDLGALRPAAVLMPLFVKGGEGWVLLTRRTEDLPHHRGEIAFPGGASHDEDGDLEQTALRETEEEMGIRPADVTLLGRLDDIVSVHDYRVTPYVGTIPHPYPFQVNSAEVAEVIQAPLAVLSDPGRWRREDWRHRGRCHPVHFCTVDEHEVWGLTAAILLQFLQRLGRLPV; encoded by the coding sequence ATGATCGACCCCGTCGAGGTGAGGGCCGCCCTGGCCCGCCACCCCAGCCGGATTCTCGACCTGGGGGCCCTGCGCCCCGCGGCCGTGCTGATGCCCCTGTTCGTCAAGGGCGGAGAGGGGTGGGTGCTCCTGACCCGCCGCACCGAGGACCTCCCCCACCACCGGGGCGAGATTGCCTTTCCCGGCGGCGCAAGTCATGACGAGGACGGCGACCTGGAGCAGACGGCCCTGCGCGAGACCGAAGAGGAGATGGGCATCCGGCCGGCGGACGTCACCCTGCTGGGCCGACTGGACGATATCGTTTCGGTTCACGACTACCGCGTCACCCCCTATGTCGGCACCATTCCCCACCCCTACCCCTTTCAGGTCAATTCCGCGGAGGTCGCCGAGGTCATCCAGGCGCCCCTCGCCGTTCTGAGCGATCCCGGCCGATGGCGCCGGGAGGACTGGCGCCACCGTGGCCGGTGCCACCCGGTCCACTTCTGCACCGTGGACGAGCACGAGGTCTGGGGGCTCACCGCGGCGATCCTGCTCCAGTTTCTCCAGCGACTTGGGCGCCTCCCGGTCTGA
- the rpe gene encoding ribulose-phosphate 3-epimerase, giving the protein MVKIAPSILSADFARLGDEIRAIEAGGADYVHIDVMDGHFVPNITIGPLVVEAARKVTALPLDVHLMIENPDLYIPEFARAGADIITVHLEASAHLHRSVQLIKSLGKRAGVSINPATPVSSLEVILEEIDLVLVMTVNPGFGGQSFIPSCLPKIEALRREIERRGLPVELEVDGGVKTDNIGLIAGAGADVFVAGSAVFGTPDYAATIAALKENAVSVAV; this is encoded by the coding sequence ATGGTCAAGATCGCCCCTTCCATCCTGTCCGCCGACTTCGCCCGCCTGGGCGACGAAATCCGCGCCATCGAAGCCGGAGGCGCCGACTACGTTCACATCGACGTCATGGACGGCCATTTCGTGCCCAACATCACCATCGGCCCCCTCGTGGTGGAGGCCGCCCGCAAGGTGACGGCCCTGCCCCTCGACGTGCACCTGATGATCGAGAACCCCGACCTCTACATCCCCGAATTCGCCAGGGCCGGCGCCGACATCATCACCGTTCACCTCGAGGCTTCGGCCCACCTGCATCGCAGCGTGCAGCTCATCAAGAGCCTGGGCAAAAGGGCCGGCGTCTCCATCAATCCCGCCACCCCCGTCTCTTCCCTGGAGGTGATCCTCGAGGAGATCGACCTGGTGCTGGTCATGACCGTCAACCCGGGCTTCGGCGGGCAGAGCTTCATTCCTTCCTGCCTGCCCAAGATCGAGGCCCTGCGCCGGGAGATCGAGCGGCGCGGCCTGCCGGTGGAACTGGAGGTGGACGGCGGGGTGAAGACCGACAATATCGGCCTGATCGCGGGCGCCGGCGCCGATGTCTTTGTCGCCGGAAGCGCCGTTTTCGGAACCCCGGACTACGCCGCCACCATCGCCGCCCTGAAGGAGAACGCGGTCAGCGTGGCAGTCTGA
- the rsmB gene encoding 16S rRNA (cytosine(967)-C(5))-methyltransferase RsmB, whose translation MKTASPRKIAFDVLSRVDEGAFSDLTLDGALTRSEGMDGRDRALATELVYGVLRQRGRLDFALSRFCRKPLSKVEPRILCLLRLGAYQILCLERIPVRAAVHETVELARREGLDRATGFINGILRALDRGAASIPWPDRDRQSQAYLEHVLSLPWWLARRWLKEYGKEEAFGLAEALSSQPPFTLRVNTLRVTRDAYLDALQKAGHRGVPSEYAPEGVVLEERGDGPLPGAAEGWYQVQDEASMLIAHLLQAAEGERLLDACAAPGGKTTHLAALADNGASILALDLYPRRLRLVEEGARRLGCDGIETRPWDLMAPPPFLEAESFDGVLVDAPCSGLGVLRRNPETRWTRTESDLGELARVQGAILASVAPLVRPGGRLLYSLCTLSPEETTGVVERFLAARPDFVREDLRPVAPPSWGELFDGEGALRTLTHRHGGMDAFYAVRFRKG comes from the coding sequence TTGAAAACAGCCAGTCCACGAAAAATCGCTTTCGATGTCCTCTCCAGGGTGGACGAGGGAGCCTTCTCCGACCTGACCCTCGACGGCGCCCTGACCCGGTCGGAGGGGATGGACGGCCGGGACCGTGCGCTGGCCACGGAACTGGTCTACGGGGTCCTGCGCCAGCGGGGACGGTTGGACTTCGCTCTGTCCCGGTTCTGCCGCAAGCCCCTCTCCAAGGTGGAGCCGCGCATCCTCTGCCTGTTGCGCCTCGGGGCCTACCAGATCCTCTGCCTGGAGCGCATTCCCGTCCGGGCGGCGGTCCACGAGACCGTGGAACTCGCCCGGAGAGAGGGGCTGGACCGGGCCACCGGGTTCATCAACGGCATCCTGCGCGCCCTCGACAGGGGAGCGGCAAGCATCCCCTGGCCCGACAGGGACCGTCAGTCCCAGGCTTATCTCGAGCATGTCCTCTCCCTTCCGTGGTGGCTGGCGCGCCGCTGGCTGAAGGAGTACGGCAAGGAGGAGGCCTTCGGTCTCGCCGAGGCCCTCTCCAGTCAGCCCCCTTTCACCCTGCGGGTGAACACCCTGAGGGTCACACGGGACGCGTACCTGGATGCCCTGCAGAAGGCCGGGCACCGCGGGGTGCCCTCGGAGTACGCCCCCGAGGGGGTCGTCCTCGAGGAGCGGGGGGACGGGCCACTGCCCGGTGCGGCAGAGGGCTGGTATCAGGTTCAGGACGAGGCGAGCATGCTCATCGCCCATCTGCTGCAGGCTGCGGAGGGGGAACGCCTTTTGGACGCCTGCGCCGCCCCGGGGGGGAAGACGACCCACCTGGCCGCCCTGGCGGACAACGGGGCGTCGATCCTGGCTCTAGACCTGTACCCGCGGCGGCTGCGCCTGGTGGAGGAAGGGGCCCGGAGGCTCGGCTGCGACGGGATCGAGACCCGCCCCTGGGACCTGATGGCTCCCCCCCCCTTTCTGGAGGCGGAGAGTTTCGACGGGGTGCTGGTCGACGCGCCCTGCAGCGGTCTGGGGGTGCTTCGGCGCAACCCGGAGACCCGCTGGACTCGCACCGAGTCCGACCTGGGGGAACTGGCCCGGGTCCAGGGGGCCATCCTGGCCAGCGTCGCCCCCCTGGTGCGGCCCGGCGGCCGCCTGCTCTATTCCCTCTGCACGCTCTCCCCGGAGGAGACCACGGGGGTGGTCGAACGTTTTCTCGCCGCCCGCCCGGACTTTGTGCGGGAGGACCTGCGCCCCGTCGCGCCCCCTTCCTGGGGAGAGCTCTTCGACGGGGAGGGCGCCCTGCGCACCTTGACCCATCGCCACGGGGGGATGGACGCTTTTTACGCGGTGCGATTCAGGAAAGGGTAG
- a CDS encoding DUF116 domain-containing protein: protein MPAVEPSPEAYHPRKRLFIGLLGVACALVLAVAFLLWWVPNVGLGTIHPALPVFFGVVLAALSLSIVAGLSLLILTLLSGRDLLFSERLRKVVIKYLFPAIIALGRLAGIDRDTLQQSFIALNNQLVRAKKLRVPPAKTLILLPHCIQMFDCAIKITGDVKKCRRCGKCDISGLAELAASRGIDIAVATGGTLARKIIVEKRPRFILAVACERDLTSGIRDAYPLPVIGILNRRPEGPCVNTHIVLAEVERTLDEYVTA, encoded by the coding sequence GTGCCCGCGGTCGAGCCTTCCCCGGAGGCCTACCACCCGCGCAAGCGGCTCTTTATCGGGCTGCTGGGTGTAGCCTGCGCCCTGGTCCTGGCAGTGGCTTTCCTTCTGTGGTGGGTTCCGAACGTCGGCCTGGGCACTATCCACCCGGCCCTGCCGGTCTTCTTCGGAGTGGTGCTGGCGGCCCTTTCCCTGTCCATCGTCGCAGGGCTTTCCCTGCTCATCCTCACCCTGCTGTCCGGCCGGGACCTGCTCTTCTCCGAGCGGCTGCGCAAAGTCGTCATCAAGTACCTCTTTCCCGCCATCATCGCCCTGGGCCGTCTGGCCGGGATCGACCGGGACACCCTGCAGCAGTCCTTCATCGCCCTTAACAACCAGCTGGTGCGGGCCAAGAAGTTGCGGGTTCCGCCCGCCAAGACCCTTATCCTCCTGCCCCACTGCATCCAGATGTTCGATTGTGCGATCAAGATCACCGGGGATGTCAAAAAGTGCCGGCGCTGCGGCAAGTGCGACATCAGCGGTCTGGCCGAACTCGCCGCCAGTCGCGGGATCGACATCGCCGTCGCCACCGGCGGGACCCTGGCGCGCAAGATTATCGTCGAGAAGCGCCCCCGGTTCATTCTCGCGGTGGCCTGCGAGAGGGATCTGACCTCCGGAATCCGCGACGCCTACCCCCTGCCGGTCATCGGGATTCTCAATCGACGTCCCGAGGGCCCTTGCGTCAACACCCACATCGTCCTGGCCGAGGTGGAGAGGACCCTGGACGAGTACGTGACCGCCTGA
- the fmt gene encoding methionyl-tRNA formyltransferase — MGTPDFALSTLEGLLAAGVNLCGVYTQPDRPKGRGKKLAPPPVKELAQEHGIAVFQPQKLRDPAVVEELRALAPDLIVVVAYGQILPKSVLEIPKYGCINVHASLLPRYRGAAPINKAIIEGEKETGVTTMYMDVGLDTGDMLVKRSTPIGPEETAGQLHDRIAALGRDAMEETLTLLCAGTLKGEAQDDAQSTYAPMLKKEDGRIDWSLSATAVHNLVRGLDPWPGAYTGLEGEVLKVASTLPAEGAGDPGTVLSAGPEGVRIACGEGALLVRELQLPGKERLGAADFLRGCPLPAGTRLES, encoded by the coding sequence ATGGGGACGCCCGATTTCGCCCTGTCCACCCTGGAGGGGCTGCTCGCGGCGGGGGTGAACCTCTGCGGCGTCTATACTCAGCCCGACCGCCCCAAGGGGCGGGGCAAGAAGCTCGCCCCGCCGCCGGTCAAGGAGCTGGCCCAGGAGCACGGCATCGCCGTCTTTCAGCCGCAGAAACTGCGCGACCCGGCCGTGGTGGAAGAGCTCAGGGCCCTTGCCCCGGACCTGATCGTCGTCGTGGCCTACGGCCAGATCCTGCCGAAAAGCGTGCTCGAGATTCCCAAGTACGGCTGTATCAACGTGCATGCCTCGCTGCTGCCGCGCTATCGCGGAGCGGCGCCGATCAACAAGGCGATCATCGAGGGCGAGAAGGAGACCGGGGTCACCACCATGTACATGGACGTGGGCCTCGATACCGGCGACATGCTGGTCAAGCGCTCCACCCCCATCGGCCCCGAGGAAACCGCCGGGCAGCTCCACGACCGCATCGCGGCGCTCGGCCGCGATGCCATGGAGGAGACCCTGACCCTCCTTTGCGCCGGCACCCTGAAGGGCGAGGCGCAGGACGACGCGCAAAGCACCTATGCCCCCATGCTCAAGAAAGAGGACGGCCGCATCGACTGGAGTCTCAGCGCGACGGCGGTGCACAACCTGGTGCGGGGCCTCGATCCCTGGCCCGGGGCCTACACGGGTCTCGAGGGCGAGGTGCTGAAGGTCGCCTCCACCCTTCCTGCCGAGGGCGCGGGCGATCCCGGCACAGTCCTGTCAGCCGGACCGGAAGGGGTGCGCATCGCCTGCGGCGAGGGAGCCCTGCTGGTGCGCGAATTGCAGCTGCCGGGCAAGGAACGCCTGGGCGCCGCCGACTTTTTGCGGGGCTGCCCCCTGCCTGCCGGAACCCGTCTGGAGTCCTGA
- the def gene encoding peptide deformylase, translated as MALLRILHYPEPILARASEPVAGVDESLKTLAADMAETMYAAPGVGLAAPQVGVSKRLVVIDCSPKDEAPRLIAAVNPEIVAREGEDFEEEGCLSVPGYYARVSRSAWVKVRFLDLDGEEREMEADGLLAVAFQHEIDHLDGILFVDRLSALKRNMFRKKYKKIMDQQQEQM; from the coding sequence ATGGCGCTTCTGCGAATCCTGCATTATCCTGAACCGATTCTGGCCCGGGCTTCGGAGCCCGTCGCCGGTGTCGACGAGTCCTTGAAGACCCTGGCCGCCGACATGGCCGAGACGATGTACGCCGCCCCCGGAGTCGGCCTTGCGGCTCCGCAGGTCGGAGTCTCCAAGCGTCTGGTGGTGATCGACTGCTCGCCCAAGGACGAGGCGCCCCGGCTTATCGCCGCGGTCAACCCCGAGATTGTCGCGCGCGAGGGGGAGGACTTCGAGGAAGAGGGGTGCCTGTCGGTGCCCGGCTACTACGCCCGGGTTTCGCGCAGCGCGTGGGTGAAGGTCCGCTTTCTCGACCTGGACGGCGAGGAGCGGGAGATGGAGGCCGACGGCCTTCTGGCCGTCGCCTTTCAGCACGAGATCGACCATCTCGACGGCATTCTCTTCGTGGACCGCCTCTCTGCGCTGAAGAGGAACATGTTCCGGAAAAAATACAAGAAAATCATGGACCAACAACAGGAGCAGATGTGA